CCGGCGAGACCGAGGCTTGGCGCTGGAGCTCCGACGGGCGGGGCGAGTTCGAGGTGGTCGCGACCGAACGCGACAAGCGCGGCAGCGATGTGATCCTGCATCTCAAGGCCGACGCCAGGGAGTTCCTCGAGCGCGACCGGCTGAAGAAGATCGTCACCAAATATTCCGACCATATCCCGCTGCCGATCTTCCTCGCTGAGGATGGCAAAGGGAGTGGCGGCAAGGAAGAGCGCCTCAACGAAGCCTCGGCGCTGTGGATGAAGCCCAAGTCGGAGATCACCGAGCAGGGCTATGCCGAGTTCTATCGCCACAGCGCGCATGCCTTCGACAAGCCCTGGATGACGCTGCATTTCAAGGTCGAGGGTGTGCTCGAATATGCGGGCCTGCTGTTCGTGCCCTCGACGCGGCCGTTCGATCTGTTCGATCCCGATCGCAAGAACCGGCTCAAGCTCTATGTGAAGCGCGTCTTCATCACCGATTCCTGCGACGAGCTGGTGCCGCCTTATCTTCGCTTCCTGCGCGGCGTGGTCGATTCCTCGGACTTGCCGCTCAATATCAGCCGCGAGATGCTGCAGCACAATCCGGTGCTGGCGAAGATGCGGGCCGGCATCACCAAGCGCGTGCTGGGCGAGCTCGAAAAGCGCGCCAAGGACGAGCCGGACGCTTACGCGGATTTCTGGAACCAGTTCGGCGCGGTGCTGAAGGAAGGGCTCTACGAGCAGAACGACCAGGGCGACGCGCTCCTGTCGCTCGCGCGCTTCCGCTCCACCGCCTCGGACAAGCTCGTCTCGCTGGCGGATTATCTGGCCCGCATGAAGCCGGGCCAGGAGGCGATCTATTACATCACCGGCGAGACGCTCGAGGCCGCGAGCCGCAGCCCGCATCTCGAAGGCTTCCGCGCGCGCGATGTGGAGGTGCTGCTGCTGACCGATCCGATCGACGAGTTCTGGGTGCCGGCCGTGGGCGCCTACAAGGAGAAGCCGCTGCGCTCGGTCACGCGCGGCGGCGCCGAGCTCGAGAAGATCGTGAACGCGGCCGCCGACAAGAAGCCGGCCCCGCCGGCGCCCGAAGGCATCGACGGCCTGATCGCGCTCTTCAAGCTCACCCTCAAGGACGCGGTCAAGGATGTGCGCTCCTCGCAGCGCCTGACCGAGAGCACCGCCTGCCTGGTGGCGGAGGACGGCGATCTCGACATCAATCTCGAGCGCCTGCTGCGCCAGCATAAGCGCCTCGACACCGGCGCCAAGCGCGTGCTCGAGATCAACCCGCAATGCCAGCTCGTGGCGGCGCTGACGAAGCGCCTCAAGGCCAAGGGCAACGCCGAGGAGATCGGCGAGGCCGCCTGGCTTATCCTCGACCAGGCGCGGATCCTGCAGGGCGAGACGCTGGAAGACCCGGTCGCCTTCGCAAGGCGGCAGAGCGAGATGATGCGGCGGGCGTTGGAGAATTGAAGGACGTACTCACCCCCTTCCCTTGCGGGAGAGGGTAGGGGGAGGGGTGACGCTACGCGATGAATCGAGTGCGTGGCACCCCCCTTCCTAACCCCACAAGGGGGAAGGGATGAAGAGCGAGCGCGAACACTCCGCCCCTCAGTGCAATTCCATCTTCATCGCCGAGGCGCCGAGGATGGGGCCGACCTGGCCCTGCTGCACGATGACGGCGCAGGCTTCGTAATCCTCGTCCTGGTCGTCGATCGTGATCGGATAGCGGACCTTCTGTCCGTCCCATTTGCCGATCGGGCGCCATTCGCGGACGATGTTGAACTCGGTGAGCGTCGAGCCGGCATTCTCGCCGCGCTGCACCGGCGTCTCATGCTTGCCGTCATAGAGCGCGATATAGACGGTGGCCTCGCCGCCTTCGGGCCTGGGGCCTTCGCCGATCTCGACCCAGTCCTTGCCGGCCTCGTCGCGCCAGAAGGCGATCGGCAGCTTGGCGCGGGCCCGCGCCTCGGTGATCAGGCTCTCGACCTTGCCGCGATCGGAGCCCACGGATTCCGCGACGCCGTCGATGATCATCTGCGGCGTATAGACCATGCGCTCGCGCATCTCGTGCACATAGGCGCGCTGGCGCTGCGTGGCGCTCGGGCTGGCGAACTGGTCTTTCCAGCCGATGTAATCCCAATAGTCGACATGGAGCGCCAGCGCCAGAACATCGCGGCGCTTGGCGAGATCGCCCAGAAAGGAATCGGCGGGAGGACAGGAGCTGCAGCCTTGCGAGGTGTAGAGCTCGACCACGACCGGATTGTCGGTCGTCAGAGGCTGGATCTTGTCCGCGGTGCCTGCGGCCGACGTCGTCACCAACAACATCGCCAGCACCGTGCCGAGGATCGGCCTGCTTAGAATCATCGTCCGGGCCCCTCCATCTCTCCCTTAGTAGGAGCCAATGCCGTTCACCTGCCAATCAACTTGCAGTGAATGCCGGCCCTGTCGGGCGGTTTAATCGGGTATTAACCAACGCGCTGCAGCAGATGCAGCTCGCAGACATAGGGAAACTCCACCATCCCGGACGCCAGGATCTCCGGATGATCGGCCATGAGCCGGTCGACCTCGCCGCGCACCGCGGCCTGTTCGGCCGCCGGCATGGCGGCGATGAAGCTGGTGGAGAAGACGCGGTCATAGAGCCCGCCGCGGCCCATGCGATAGCTGAAATCGTGGCGGGTCACGCGCACCAGGCGGAAACGCGCATCCTCGAGGATCCGCCGCCAGGCGCCCGAGGCATAGCGCCGCGTGCTGCCGGCATGACGGTCGAACAGCGCGGTGAGAGTCGCAACCCAGGGCACGCGCTCGTCGCGCAGGTTCCAGATCAGGGCCAGATGTCCGCCCGGCGCCAGGACCCGATGGATTTCGGCCGAAGCCGGTTCGTAATCGAACCAGTGGAAGGATTGGGCGCAAGTGACCAGATCGGCCGCGCCGTCCGGCAAGGGGATCGCCTCGGCCGATCCCGCGCGCAGCTCGACCGGCAGCCCGCGCGCCGCCAGACGGTCGGCCATCTCGCGCACCGGCTCGACCGCGAACAGGCGGGGGGTATGGGCGCCCTTCGATTCCGCGATCCGTGCGGCCAGGACCTTGGTGAACTTGCCGGTTCCCGCACCCAGATCCACCACCACCCGACTTTCCGCCAGAGGCAGGTCGTCGAGCAGGGCATCGGGATATTCCGGGCGGCCGGCTTCATATTCCGGGACCCGTTTGGCGAAGCCCTTGGCGGCCGTGGCGATCATGACATTGAATTCCCTGCGAACCCTTCGCTTTCGCGTGACAAGGCCGGCCCCGGCCGGCTAGATCAGGCGCCCATGACCTATCATATCAACAAGCTTCTCGCAGCCGTCGCGGCGCCGCCCATTGCCGAGGCCCATGGCTGGATCAAAGGCCGGCAGTTTCCCGCCGACAAGCCGCTGATCGACGTGGCGCAGGCGGTGCCGGGATATCCGCCGCCGACCGAACTGACCGACCATCTGGCGCGCATCGTCGGCGAGCCGGGCTCGGCGCGCTATACCGAGATCGAAGGCATGCCGCCCTTGCGCCAGGCGCTGGCGGCCGATATGGGCGCCTTCTACAGCGCCTCGATCGAGCCGGCCGATACGCTCATCGCCGCCGGCTGCAACCAGGCTTTCTGCCTGGCCGTCATGGCGCTGGCCGGGCCCGGCGACGAGATCATTTTGCCGCTGCCCTATTACTTCAATCACCAGATGTGGCTCGACATGCAGGGCCTCAAGGCGGTGCATCTGCCGTTCCGCCCCGAGCGCGGCGGCGTGCCGGATCCGGCCGATGCCGAAGCGCTGATCGGGCCCAGGACCCGCGCGATCGTGCTGGTGACGCCCAACAACCCGACCGGCGCCATCTATCCGCCCGCCGCCATCAAGGCGTTCTACGATCTGGCGAAGCGGCGCGGGCTGGCGCTCATCCTCGACGAGACCTATCGCGATTTCCTGCCGAAGGACGGCGCGCCGCACGGATTGTTCGCCGAACCCGACTGGCGCGACACGCTGGTGCAGCTCTACAG
The nucleotide sequence above comes from Hypericibacter terrae. Encoded proteins:
- the htpG gene encoding molecular chaperone HtpG, with the translated sequence MTHQETKSSSESRHGFQAEVGRLLDIVAHSLYSERAVFLRELISNAADACDKLRYLSLTHADLIAGDPELKVVIRADAQAGTLTIADNGIGMNREDLVENLGTIARSGTAAFLKQATGDAAKDLALIGQFGVGFYAAFMVADQVEVVSRKAGETEAWRWSSDGRGEFEVVATERDKRGSDVILHLKADAREFLERDRLKKIVTKYSDHIPLPIFLAEDGKGSGGKEERLNEASALWMKPKSEITEQGYAEFYRHSAHAFDKPWMTLHFKVEGVLEYAGLLFVPSTRPFDLFDPDRKNRLKLYVKRVFITDSCDELVPPYLRFLRGVVDSSDLPLNISREMLQHNPVLAKMRAGITKRVLGELEKRAKDEPDAYADFWNQFGAVLKEGLYEQNDQGDALLSLARFRSTASDKLVSLADYLARMKPGQEAIYYITGETLEAASRSPHLEGFRARDVEVLLLTDPIDEFWVPAVGAYKEKPLRSVTRGGAELEKIVNAAADKKPAPPAPEGIDGLIALFKLTLKDAVKDVRSSQRLTESTACLVAEDGDLDINLERLLRQHKRLDTGAKRVLEINPQCQLVAALTKRLKAKGNAEEIGEAAWLILDQARILQGETLEDPVAFARRQSEMMRRALEN
- a CDS encoding DUF1223 domain-containing protein, yielding MILSRPILGTVLAMLLVTTSAAGTADKIQPLTTDNPVVVELYTSQGCSSCPPADSFLGDLAKRRDVLALALHVDYWDYIGWKDQFASPSATQRQRAYVHEMRERMVYTPQMIIDGVAESVGSDRGKVESLITEARARAKLPIAFWRDEAGKDWVEIGEGPRPEGGEATVYIALYDGKHETPVQRGENAGSTLTEFNIVREWRPIGKWDGQKVRYPITIDDQDEDYEACAVIVQQGQVGPILGASAMKMELH
- a CDS encoding class I SAM-dependent methyltransferase yields the protein MIATAAKGFAKRVPEYEAGRPEYPDALLDDLPLAESRVVVDLGAGTGKFTKVLAARIAESKGAHTPRLFAVEPVREMADRLAARGLPVELRAGSAEAIPLPDGAADLVTCAQSFHWFDYEPASAEIHRVLAPGGHLALIWNLRDERVPWVATLTALFDRHAGSTRRYASGAWRRILEDARFRLVRVTRHDFSYRMGRGGLYDRVFSTSFIAAMPAAEQAAVRGEVDRLMADHPEILASGMVEFPYVCELHLLQRVG
- a CDS encoding aminotransferase gives rise to the protein MTYHINKLLAAVAAPPIAEAHGWIKGRQFPADKPLIDVAQAVPGYPPPTELTDHLARIVGEPGSARYTEIEGMPPLRQALAADMGAFYSASIEPADTLIAAGCNQAFCLAVMALAGPGDEIILPLPYYFNHQMWLDMQGLKAVHLPFRPERGGVPDPADAEALIGPRTRAIVLVTPNNPTGAIYPPAAIKAFYDLAKRRGLALILDETYRDFLPKDGAPHGLFAEPDWRDTLVQLYSFSKVYCLTGYRVGSIIAGPALIAEIAKAMDTVAICAPRIGQLAAIYGLEHLKTWRIGNTAMMRERLQALVKALQANDVGYELISAGAYFAYLRHPFKARPAEEVARGLAARQNILALPGSMFGPGQDEFLRFAFANVPAETMPAIGRRLAQSAS